A stretch of DNA from Pseudomonadota bacterium:
GAGGCATCCGGTCCGGCCAAAGCGCTGACATGACCCTTTCGGAACTTCCCGGTCGGACGTTTAAGCCAAGAGTGATCCGCACTGCGGGTGTCATGGCATCGGACTCAAGAACGCTCCTCGTAGAACTTGAACTGGATAACCAGAAAGGGGAGATCATGGCGGGAGGCTATGCCCAGGTGCGGTTTACTGAGGCAAAAATGGAGGCGGCGCTGACGCTCCCGGCAAACACGGTCCTGTTCCGCCCGGAAGGGCCGCAGGTAGGCATCGTCCAGCCTGACAGCAAGGTCGAGATGCGCATTGTGAAGCTCGGGCGCGATTTCGGGCAAACGATTGAGATACTGGCAGGCGTGAACCCCAAGGACCGTGTCATCGTGAACCCTTCAGACTCCCTCGCAACTGACAAAAAGGAGAAGAGCCGATGAAGACAATTCAATATTCTGCTTTTCTATTAGTATTGGGGACAGTGTTAATGACCGGTAGCTGCGCGGTTGGCCCGGACTACGTGCGCCCGGAAGCCACGACTATCCCACCGGCATATACCGGGGTATCCGATGAGTGGAAAATTGCGGTACCCCAGGCGCATGTACCCAAGGGTAACTGGTGGGAAATCTTTGGCGACCCTGAGTTGAACCATCTGGAGACTGAAGCCGCTGAAGCTAATCAGGACCTCAAGGCATCTTACGCCCGCTTCAACCAGGCCCGTGCCGTTATTGATGTGACTCGCTCCGGTTTTTTTCCCCGCCTGAGCACCTCTTTTCTGCCTGTGGAACAGCGCGATTCTGAAAACCGGCCTGTCGGAGGAAAGCCAGGCCAAACCTATGACACCTTCACGCTGCCCTTTGACATGAGCTATGAGCTTGATCTCTGGGGGCGGGTCCGGCGCACCGTGGAATCCGCCAAGGCCCTAACGCAGGCCAGCGCGGAAGATGTCGAGTCGGTAAGACTTGCTATGCAGGCGGAAGTGGCTGCCAACTACTTTACGATCCGTGCCTTGGATTCAGACAAAACCCTACTCCTATCGAGCATCGAAGTCTTCCGTAAGTCACTCGAACTGGTCCGCAATCGAAGGACGGGCGGCATGGTTTCAGACCTGGACGTGGCCCAGGCAGAGACCGTTCTCAGAAATACGGAAGCTCAATTGCCCGATACTGCGTTACAACGGGCAAAGTTCGAACACGCCCTGGTCGTGCTAACCGGGAAGAATGCATCTCTTTTCCATGTGCCGGAGCGAACGCTCGATATCAAGCCTTTTATCATTCCACCTAACTTGCCCTCCGAATTGCTGGAGAGAAGGCCCGACATCGCCAGCGCCGAGCGCCGTATGGCTGCTGCAAACGCCAACATAGGTGTGGCTACTGCAGCATTTTTCCCGACCATTAAGCTCAGCGGATCGGCCGGATTCCAAACCGGAGATTTGAACGCAAACAGAAATATGAGTGACCTGTTTGTGTTGCCGCCGAGCCTGTTTTGGGCTGTTGGCCCATCTGTAACACTCCCATTGTTCCAGGGAGGACAACTTATCGCCGGTCTTAGCCAAGCAAAGGCTGCTTACGAGGAAACTGTGGCCCGCTACCGCCAAACCGTGCTTGCCGCTTTTGCGGATGTGGAAAATAACCTTGCGGCTGAGCATCTACTGGCTAACCAATATGAAAAGGTGGCGACTGCGTCGAAAGCCGGGGAGAAACAGTTGGAAATTGCCAATAATCGTTACAATGCAGGTCTTGTAACGTATCTTGAAGTAGCGGCAGCCGAAAATATTTCGCTTGGTATCACTCGAACTGCCACACGTCTGCGTGGTCAACAACTGGTAGCGGTCGTGGCCTTGATCAAATCGCTCGGCGGCGGCTGGCAACAAACAAATAAAGATGGTGGAGGATTTTAATGCGGCTCCAGTTCAATGACCCCAAGCTGCCAACTGCGATCCCTGTATCACTGCACTCTTGTCTGGTGGGTCTTGTCTTCTCTCTGCTCATAAGCTGCCTGCCGCTGGGTGCGACCGTTATTATCGGCATTCTGGCGGGCGCTGCTGCTATGGTAAAGTAAGGTATGCTTCTCATGACTTGTCTAACCCTCGGCATTACGGAGGCATTTTTTCTTATGCCCTGTTTGTACACGATATTCGCAAGAGAGAAGGTATTGTATTCAGAAAAATAAACTTTGGAAAGTTGAAGAGGTGCTTCGTAGATAAGATACATGGAAATATGGATGGAAGGTACTAAAAAGATACACAATGTTGTTTATTGTAGTATTTATGAGAGGGACGTATAATGGAGAAATACAGGCTTGCAACGTACACAAAGAAAGGAGAAATCATGAAAAAGTTATTTGTTGTTATTACAGTGTTTTCAATTATAACCCTTGGTTTTACCGCTGAATCTTTTGCTCAAAAGGGCGCCATGAAGTGGCAAGGCAGTGGCGGCTGGGGTCCTGGAACATCGTATAACAGGATGTATGACCCTGCAAAAGCAGAGACACTCTCAGGAACGGTTGGAGCAATCACACAGGTTACACCCATGAAAGGAATGC
This window harbors:
- a CDS encoding efflux transporter outer membrane subunit, coding for MKTIQYSAFLLVLGTVLMTGSCAVGPDYVRPEATTIPPAYTGVSDEWKIAVPQAHVPKGNWWEIFGDPELNHLETEAAEANQDLKASYARFNQARAVIDVTRSGFFPRLSTSFLPVEQRDSENRPVGGKPGQTYDTFTLPFDMSYELDLWGRVRRTVESAKALTQASAEDVESVRLAMQAEVAANYFTIRALDSDKTLLLSSIEVFRKSLELVRNRRTGGMVSDLDVAQAETVLRNTEAQLPDTALQRAKFEHALVVLTGKNASLFHVPERTLDIKPFIIPPNLPSELLERRPDIASAERRMAAANANIGVATAAFFPTIKLSGSAGFQTGDLNANRNMSDLFVLPPSLFWAVGPSVTLPLFQGGQLIAGLSQAKAAYEETVARYRQTVLAAFADVENNLAAEHLLANQYEKVATASKAGEKQLEIANNRYNAGLVTYLEVAAAENISLGITRTATRLRGQQLVAVVALIKSLGGGWQQTNKDGGGF